One Pelagicoccus sp. SDUM812003 genomic region harbors:
- a CDS encoding S4 domain-containing protein — MGDSAEALEKVRVDRWLWAVRLFKTRGQAAEACRGGKVHANGEKLKPSRFVRVGERLEVSKEGILREVKVVGLLEKRVGAKLVENYMQDLTPPERFELLRMTAAQHVLRRDAGLGRPTKRDRREIEKLFGE, encoded by the coding sequence ATGGGTGATAGCGCAGAAGCTTTGGAAAAAGTGCGGGTGGACCGCTGGTTGTGGGCGGTGCGTCTCTTCAAGACGCGTGGACAGGCGGCGGAGGCGTGCCGCGGCGGGAAGGTGCACGCCAATGGCGAAAAGCTGAAGCCGTCTCGTTTCGTGCGAGTGGGCGAGCGGCTGGAGGTTTCAAAGGAGGGGATCCTGCGAGAGGTCAAGGTCGTCGGCCTGCTGGAGAAACGCGTGGGAGCCAAGCTGGTCGAAAACTACATGCAGGACCTCACCCCGCCGGAACGCTTCGAGCTCCTGCGCATGACCGCGGCTCAGCACGTGCTGCGACGCGACGCCGGGCTGGGTCGCCCCACCAAGCGCGATCGACGAGAGATCGAAAAGTTGTTTGGAGAGTAG